CTCAGCTTGGGGGCTGATGCCGGTGCTCGCTCGATAGCGGGGAGGGGGTAGGGATGTGCTTCTGGCTGTGGCTGCGGCCCTGGTCTTCACAAACACAGTGAGGGGGTCCAGCCAGATGAGGAACAGCCCAAGTCCCAGGAGAAGGAAGGCGGCCCTGGGGAGGGCCAGCTGGGCCAGGCTGATCAGCTCGGCCAGATTCCTAAAGCTGTCCTCTGGAGTGGCACTAACAGCCCAGTGGACCGCCAGGCACACGGACAGCAGCGGTAGGATCCAGCGGGCCGTGAACACCGTCCCACCTGAGGAGTTGAGGTTACCGTAGTGGCGGAGGCAGCGTCTCAGCAGATACGTCCACAAGCCCAGGGAGCAGACGGAGAGGACGTAGTGGAGGTTCTTCAGCTGGTTGTCCTGCAGTCGGGAGAGAGGCGATAGGAATGGGGACGGCTGGCAGGAGCCCTGTTCTTCCCGACAGCCGTGGAAGGACAGGGAGAGGTAGAGGCTGCCAATGAGAAGACCTAGGCAGGCCAGGAGGGTGCTGCTTTCTTTCCTCACAGTGGATGGGGACAAGGCTGCGGAAGGCACGAGCCCTGCAGCCTTCAGAGGGTCATGGCTCGGGGGTAGGAGCAGGCCATCCCAGTTGAGATGGATGGGAATGTAGAGAGCAAGAGAGAACACCAGAAAGGTCACCGCCCGGCCTTCTGCGATCACGTAGCTATCTGAGAGCAGGGAGGCACAGCGAAGGAGTGGCACCAGCAGAGAGGGGATGAGGAGGCTGCGTGGGGTCAGCCAGGTATTGCACTTTGGAGCTTTGGAACTGTTCTTTGCCACAGTAATGGCTCTGGATCGATGGGCTCTCCAGAGAAAGAGAAGTTCAGAGCTGAAGGCAGCAGCTGCCAGGCACCACGCTACCTCCACGTAGCCCTGTGTGAGCATCTGACCAGCAGCCACGCAACCCCCCGCAGTCAGTGCCGCGACAACCGGGGCCTTCAGTCCGGGACCGTTCTCCCTGATTAACACGAGGGACAGCTCAGACAGGATGAAACATGTTAAGCAGGCAAATGCAAGGATGGCTAACCCTGCCGCCATCTTGAGCGGGCTGAATCGAGCCCAGGTGGCTCGGCAGGTGTCTCTGACAGAGGTGAGGTAGGCCTGCAGCGAGGCGGCCAGCTGTGGGGAGGGTGACCGACCCTGTCTAACTGCGGTGAGGTACTCAGAGGAGAGGCGGGAGAATTCACCCTTCAGCTGAGCGAGGCTCTGTGGTGGGATGTCTTTGGCCATGCCGGAGTACGTCTCGAGGAAACGGTTGACCTTCAGAAACAGAACGGTCACGTGAGATGgaattaaatacacaaaataactGAACATGCTCCAGGATATGTGAAGTCTGGAGTGATTCCTGTGTGgagacattaaaaataaacagtgcTTGACAGCTCTGAACTGAGCACAGTACCTGTTTTGCATTGATCCACAGTGCCTCCAGCTGGCTGAGACCTCCAACTGCACCTTCTGTCAGCCCATGAGAAGGGAACAACGGCAGGAGAATCTGCCCCACATTGCTGTACGGGATGGGAACtcccagcagcagagccagggtGGGCACCAGGTCTGTCTGCGGCACCACGTCTGGTTCACTCTACAAACATGAGAGAATAGATGAAAGCAGCCATACTGTCACCAGAAGGACCACACTTTCTTGGGTGAAAAGAAACGCTGTGAAAGTACCGGCGTTGAACAGAAAACCCCTAGTAGCAAGATGCCTAAAAGCCACTTTTTTCGCATCAAACAATAGAAAATCCCAAAggatatgatttttttaaattttcccAAAGAACGAATGACAGTAAGAGAAGAGATCTGTGGCTTCGGACTCTCCACAGATAGGATGAAAATGGTAAACTGTGAGACGCAGCCAGTCGAACTGTGTCCACCCCAACACCTCATCACAGTTTGGTTAATGATGTTACTCAGTAAATGACTTGTGTGCCGATTGTGCCTGTAGATCAAAGTTAATCAAAAAAGAGCCATTGCAAAGTTGTaactacagtttttactgtGAGAAAAGTATGGCCTGACCATAAAATGCTTGCTTttagaatggagtttggtttaatAGCCTCTCCGTTTGACAGACCGCCAGCAGCAGAGGGGGTTTTAATGCTAATAATTCACATAAAATGGGCTCATCTACCTTCTAATAATGAACCTTATAAACAGCATGAAGTAAAGTTGGAAGTGGAGCCAAACCTGACCAGTTTTGTCCTCGGCTCAGCTCAGCTCGTAAACAGTTGCGTATCAAAGTAGAGAAAGTAATTGTAATTAGTAGTCGATGTAATTATTTTAGGATCAAGTCACATTGgacagattattaaaaaaaacagcaaaataaaatgtcttaatgACAGAAAAGATGATAGATGATAGAAAAACTAACATCACATCATGTGCTGCCCCCAGCACCAATAGAAAGCGTCTCGCTGCAGTGTGTCGACACACATCGCAGGACAATGAAACACAAATATAGACAGAACTAccctaaataaacaaacaggattttttaacaaaaaaatgaaaaaaatccccAATCGTGTAGAGTAGTTAGGTTAAATCCATCACTGTGGCATTTAAAGTGAGACTGGTTGATTCAGATAACAGAGTGTCTAATTACCTCCCCTTTCCACGATATTTCTGTGTGCTCATGTAACCTGTGATTTTCCACAATGCTTTATGTAACGTTCCAATTACACTGCAATTATGGAAATCGCTGTTGAAGTTCACTTTTTCTAGTGCGGGATCCACTTAATCCCTGAAAAGGCGGAGACCACCTGCCAGCACCAATTTAGCGGATTCGGGGGAAACTGCACAGTCGACCGTGAACAGAAATGATCGTGTGTGGGATGGTTTGATGTTTAATATTCTCGACACGGGAAATGCTCCGCTGATTTGGTGAGATAAACACGATGTATGCGGGTATTTGCtatgataaaatgaaaagaaacataaacacacaaatagatTTTCCTCTGGTTCCTTAGAAGCTCATATGTAGACTGAATGTGACGTTTGACAGCATTTgatgttgttttaaaaaggtcCTGCAGTCAAAAGTTTCTCTTTGACAGTCAATAATGAGTCTGTTCTGTAAACATTCAGCAATCTGAACAGTATTTATCTCTCCCTGCATTTCATTTACATCTAGTTAACTGATTGTTGCCATTTAGCAGAGccagaacagaaaatgtgatgttatgtgaCAATCAGTAAAAATCAGTCCAACTGAGCAAAGAACGGGCTTACATGGCTTATTACTATTCTATTATACTTTTCAGCATTACTGTTTATACACAGAACTTCTATGCTTTTCAAGACTGTAGCTATTGGGGGTCTTAAGTTGAGGGAaggttccctcaacaaaaagtcaacaggattttggattattgcagaaaacaagctctgtggcaaacacaagtttacgAAAcgtacacattttgttcagcaagataatcttgccacctctgtgtttttttaagcataAATGCGATTGCcggaagtaaaaagctaatgttaggctgtAAACGAACTACACCGCGGTCACGACATGTAAAAGCTTCAAAAATCTAAATAAGggtgtattttatgtcgtacagtaaaacatgaaaagaaGGGAACGCCTGCACATTTACTCCATGCCACAGAAGTTTATGCAATGCTTCGATCAAGCTtagattttcatcagctgtgtgtgacaTGGAAAAACCCACACCGTTCACACTGACAGGCTGACCAGCTCTATGTATTCATGTAatactttgtatttctgtgtttttctgctttctttcacGTTTTCCTGTTAGCACTGCATCTATGTGACGTGCATATAACCAGCCTCTCCTTGCAGTGAACCActgaccttatttcaggcatctaaccaaaaaacatttaaaaaacccattgactttgagacgaggtCAACATGAgggcaaaaatgctaactgatttaCTAGTTTAAAAAGCTGATAAGGATAATATGAAGGTGGAAGAAATCTGTCTCATATACCGTAGGTTAGACTTACATTTATTAGTTtggcttttgtccaaagcgacttgaCCACAATGACCATTCATTGATCATCTCATGTTAAAACTTGGTGTAAAAAATGCAGCTACTCTACTAACCTGGGACGGCGGGGCGGGAAACAGAGGGGAAGGACTGTAGAGGAAGATGGCCGCGTCGGTCTCCTTCTGACTTTCTCCACCATGATCTCCGGTGTCCGTCATCCCGTGATCTCCCATCACCACCAGCAGGGTGTCGTTCTGCAGACGGTCAATCACAGACCTGGAGGAACAGGGGTTTCGAGAAGAGATTAATTAGGATTGCTGCAATTAAAATCTGTTATTACTCAGATGTGGAAtgagttttaatgtttaattattaGCTAAACTGAGACTTTGTGCTGTCATTATTAGCAGTTTCTGTCCTTAGAAAATAACTTAAAGTGCCATTCATGCTTTTTCATGATCTACGTGTGTCAACATCTTACAGTAAACAGTGTAACCAAGTGTTGTGACATATCTACAGTACTACAGGTGCACTTTGATAGCACATAATGGGGACAGCAGGTAGGGAGTGCTGTAAAACAAGCTCGTAGCAGCTGCACCATTGTCTGACCTGATGACTCCGTCCATCTGGGTGAGCTTGTCGGCCATGGCCGGGTGGTCAGGTCCAAACCTGTGACCACAGTGATCCACTCCGAGGAAATGAGCGACCAGGACATCCCAGTCGTCCCCCACCACTGTCAAAACCAACAGCAGGTGACGGGCGGAGAGATGTTAAGTAGAATACAAAAGGAGTACAGAATACAGAAAACATATGAAGTAAAGACATACTAGTTGTGTAGAGGTGCTGGAGGATGCCGTTGTCCACAGTGTGCAGATCCTTGACATTGAAAGAAGGGAAGGGCAGAGAGCGGTGGAACCTCTTCGGAAAAAGACTCTCCCAAGTGTCATCGCCCATGAACACCACCCGTTTGCCTGTGAGGGGAAACGCACAATTACAACGAAGTAAATCAGACGAGGCTGAAACGTTTTCTCTGAAGattatataaattataaaattataaaaatatatttatataaattataaagTCGGCTTGAAAGACTTTGGGGTGTGACTGATCGTCATGTATACTTGACAACCAGGGAGACTCCCTTTTTTCATTGCCCTCTCCTGAATCCCTCCCAGTTCTCCCAAATGTCCAGATTCATGACAATTTTTTGCACCTTTTCCTCTTTTAGTTTCCACAATCTGTTTCTGGAAATGCACAGCGTGTAGTCTTGTGTACTCTTGTGCCTCGTCTTCCTCAGTGAGTGAGAaatggagaagaaaaagaatgtGCAAGCAAATTTTAGACGTCCTGCAAAAGAAGATTTTCTTAAGGAAAATTTAAAAGGAAAttatagtatttttttaaaaacctgccaTGTTGCACAAACGCTGAAGGTTGATGAAATTCATGCAAACTTCACGCCAGAGGGCCAAATTATTCTGCTTTCTTCCTTGAGAATTAAAACTAAAAGTAAGTATTTGACATTAAGATTGTTACGTGCTGCAGAGCACtcaccattttctgttttcattctttaaagtcACCAGAGTACAGGTAACAGTCTctgaaacacatatttttctgtgGGAGGTCCCTTGAAATCCTCCCTATTTTTGAGGTCTCAAGGTTGGCAAGTATGATTgctgtatataaaaaaaagccCTCTTACATGCCCCATTGTTAGATGTAACATGGCAAAGTACCATCTATGGTGACCCAATGTCCATGCAAGCATGGTACAGTAATCGAGGCTGATAGtcagcattttcctgattatcAGTATCTGTGTTTATTGTGTCTGATTGTTGAGAgaataaattaattgaaaaagccgtactttagctctgatgcagcatcctttctCTGTTAGTGGTCACCAGTCTGTGGTCTCAGTGTCCACAcagttcaggtgctggttcggaGCCAGTGCCAACTCTGGAACCGAGTAGCATCAACACTTTGCTAGTCTAGAACAAAGAACCACTTACAACAGGGGCTGGGTGCAGGGTTATTACGACCAATGACCAACTTAAACCACTTATGGCCGCCCTTTTAAAATCCAGAGCTAGTATAGCGTTTTCTGGCTCATGCACAGGAGAACACACAAAATATTTTCACTATTTACGCCAATTTGAAGCAACAGTGGTCGAGGACCAGTCACGTTTGGATGCCCATGTAGGCATGCAAAGCCAGGATCAACACTTGTAAGTGTCGATGTATTCCACTAAACTTGTTCCTAGCAATGCTAAGAAACGTTCGCAGGTTGAACCAACTCCGAACCAGCAGtagcaccagcccagaaccagcacttggttcACTTTGGTGGAAAAGGGGGTAATGTGGTGCCTTCCCAGTGGAGTAAAAGTGATGCAGTGCCATTAAAACGGAGAAACTGTGACAAAGTGCCCTCCCACTGCACACCTACCTGCTGCTCTTTCATAACCCACCTTTGTAATGCAGTATACACTACTGTGTTACTTACCCACTTGCCCAAACTGGTGGATgaggttgtcctccaggatggcacTGGAAGCAAAGTTATTACCCACGTCCACAAAGGTGGGCAGGGAGCCCGTGGTGAAGCCCTTGATCCTCTGCATGGTGGTCGTAGGCGGGTCCGCACGGAAAGGGTACAGCCGGCTGTGTGAAGGCCTGACCGACACCGTCTCCTCCAGCACGGGCAGCTTGTTCTCGTACGGTCTGGGCGCCGTGTTGTTGGGGTCGAAGCGGGCGAAGTCGATCTTGAGGGCGTCGATGATGAGGAGGACGGCCCTGCGGAACCGCGGCTGGGCGCGGCAGAAGTCCCCCGGCTCCCCTCCGGGCTGCAGCACGTCCCCGCAAGTGCTGGTCCTGTTCACCTCCAGCCTCACCAGCAGGAAGCCGCCCACGAACAGGTAGATGCCCACAAAGTACACCGCGCACACCCACAGGAGCAGGGACAGCACCGGGAGCCCCTTCATCCTGGACggacacacacaggtgacagCGTGCAGGTGGAATAAGTCAGACACActtgtttcacattaaaagtcagAGGAGCAGCTTTTTCTCCGGGCTGCACCTGCTACACGAGATGCTAACGCTGCTAACTGTAACTCGACAGAAACCACAAACtccatttaaagcaacaaaaaaaaagacggCGACGTGACAGGTAATATTAACTAGCTAACGTAAAGACGAGGTTCGTAAGTTAACGCTGTTAGCCGCGGCTAGCTAACCTCGCTCTTGTCACTGACCTTGTAGCAGCCGGGTTTTCGTCCTCTCTCGGCCGGAGGGCGGACGCGAATGTGTGCGCTAACAACACGGGCACAGGTGTCTCAGGTAAACAGAGAAC
This portion of the Pagrus major chromosome 12, Pma_NU_1.0 genome encodes:
- the pigo gene encoding GPI ethanolamine phosphate transferase 3, which produces MKGLPVLSLLLWVCAVYFVGIYLFVGGFLLVRLEVNRTSTCGDVLQPGGEPGDFCRAQPRFRRAVLLIIDALKIDFARFDPNNTAPRPYENKLPVLEETVSVRPSHSRLYPFRADPPTTTMQRIKGFTTGSLPTFVDVGNNFASSAILEDNLIHQFGQVGKRVVFMGDDTWESLFPKRFHRSLPFPSFNVKDLHTVDNGILQHLYTTMVGDDWDVLVAHFLGVDHCGHRFGPDHPAMADKLTQMDGVIRSVIDRLQNDTLLVVMGDHGMTDTGDHGGESQKETDAAIFLYSPSPLFPAPPSQSEPDVVPQTDLVPTLALLLGVPIPYSNVGQILLPLFPSHGLTEGAVGGLSQLEALWINAKQVNRFLETYSGMAKDIPPQSLAQLKGEFSRLSSEYLTAVRQGRSPSPQLAASLQAYLTSVRDTCRATWARFSPLKMAAGLAILAFACLTCFILSELSLVLIRENGPGLKAPVVAALTAGGCVAAGQMLTQGYVEVAWCLAAAAFSSELLFLWRAHRSRAITVAKNSSKAPKCNTWLTPRSLLIPSLLVPLLRCASLLSDSYVIAEGRAVTFLVFSLALYIPIHLNWDGLLLPPSHDPLKAAGLVPSAALSPSTVRKESSTLLACLGLLIGSLYLSLSFHGCREEQGSCQPSPFLSPLSRLQDNQLKNLHYVLSVCSLGLWTYLLRRCLRHYGNLNSSGGTVFTARWILPLLSVCLAVHWAVSATPEDSFRNLAELISLAQLALPRAAFLLLGLGLFLIWLDPLTVFVKTRAAATARSTSLPPPRYRASTGISPQAELHHLIPQIYQRMRCSLNDGELSGGGEVGNRPAVEAYGLGTVYSAPLLLFCGLLGIGLLLLHPEGMALSFLLLLLEMGALLHIHASSTTLSGLNGTYTGGFNVPWTPVVLWSLAATQFFHATGHLPTFPSIQWGAAFVGFPDGHTGTILPASLVTLNTFASHILFAVSCPLLLFWPLVCEVRGSRGGRAYGEEGEDAVMEMRLRENPQQFSSALLQLSTRYLFILGAQVFASVCAAAILRRHLMVWKVFAPKLMFEASGFLVSSVSLLIGVTLVLRVDMAVGRWFKRLVPDASR